The segment AAGACCGGGCCAGCGCAAGCCGTGGATTTCCGCACGCGTCGCCAGGAATTCGGCAACAGTCAAGGCGTTGCTGGATTGCCTGGCTAAGCGCATTTCCAGAGTTGCGAGCGAACGATGCGCCAACCAAACCTCCATCGGCCCCGGCACGGCACCCACCTGAGTGCGCCAGGAAAGGAGTTTGTCGGCATGTGTCGAATCCGCGACTGCGACGTGCCCTAAGATCAAGTCAGAATGCCCGGTGAGAGCTTTCGTATCTGAAGCAACCGAGAAGTCGGCGCCGAGTTCGAGCGGGCGCTGGCTCAGTACCGTCGCAGTCGTGTTATCCACTGCCACAAGCAGATTCTGCCTGTGCGCGGCTTCTGAAAGAGCAGCGATATCGCAGACGTCGAGGCCTGGATTTGCCGGCGTTTCAAGCCAGAGTAATCGTGCTCCGTCGAGAAGCTTGCTTAGTCCATCTCCCGCAGTAGGAGCACGGCGGACCTGCACTCCGATGTTTGAGAAGAACCCATCCGCGAGCAGCCGAGTTGTGTAGTAGCTATCGGACGGCATGACTAGAATGTCTCCGCGCTTCAAAGTGGAACCGAAGACTGCTGCCACTGCCGCCATTCCCGAAGCAAAGGAGACCGCCGTACCACCTTCCAACTCAGCGAGGGCGCTTTCAAATTGGGTCCATGTCGGGTTATGATACCGACCGTAGGTATAAGGGATCTCTGCAATATCTCCCGACGCGTGATAGGTGCCTGCGAATGTCACTCCGGGCGAGAATGGCTTACCTTGCGCCTTAGGTTGTAAGCCGGCACGAATAACCTGCGTTGCTGGTCT is part of the Acidobacteriota bacterium genome and harbors:
- a CDS encoding cystathionine gamma-lyase (catalyzes the formation of cysteine and 2-oxobutanoate from cystathionine), with translation MRPATQVIRAGLQPKAQGKPFSPGVTFAGTYHASGDIAEIPYTYGRYHNPTWTQFESALAELEGGTAVSFASGMAAVAAVFGSTLKRGDILVMPSDSYYTTRLLADGFFSNIGVQVRRAPTAGDGLSKLLDGARLLWLETPANPGLDVCDIAALSEAAHRQNLLVAVDNTTATVLSQRPLELGADFSVASDTKALTGHSDLILGHVAVADSTHADKLLSWRTQVGAVPGPMEVWLAHRSLATLEMRLARQSSNALTVAEFLATRAEIHGLRWPGL